Below is a window of Candidatus Bathyarchaeota archaeon DNA.
CAAATTTTGCTGGCATAAGCATCACCTAGAATATATATTCATAGAATAAAAAAATTGTCTTTAGAAAAATGGTTCTCTCTAGCAAGTGTAATCATATTTCTTATTTTGCAAATCTCTCTTCTTTCCAAACATCAGCTGAATCGCTATATCCTAATTTTTCCCAATACCCGAATTCTTTTATTGCAGTGAATTTTATCCTCTCAACCCACATTGCACTCTTATAACCATATTTGTCGGGGATTATTAACCTCATTGGACCACCAAGGGATTCTTCAAGAAA
It encodes the following:
- a CDS encoding molybdopterin-dependent oxidoreductase, with the protein product FLEESLGGPMRLIIPDKYGYKSAMWVERIKFTAIKEFGYWEKLGYSDSADVWKEERFAK